CTGCGGCACGTAGCCGAGCATGATGCCGCCGCGGAGCGACCGCGCGCCCCGGTCGGCCGGCTCGAGGCCGGCGAGGATCCGCAGCAGCGTGGACTTGCCGGAGCCGTTGGGCCCCACCAGGCCCGCGCGCTCGCCCTCGAAGAGCCCGAAGGAGAGGTCGTCGAAGAGGCGCCGCGTGCCGTAGGCCTTGCTGACCGACTCGCACCCGAGGAGGAGCGTCCGGGCCATGCGGCGCTATTATACGCAGCGTCCCGCCGGAGGGGCGCCGCGGAGATGCGCTTCCGACTCACGCCTGACGAGCGCCGGCAGCCCGGCGCTCACGTCTTCCGGGGATTGACACGGTCGAGGGGCCGCCAGTAACGTTGGACGCGCCCTCGTCACGCTGGTGTCGAAAGGAACCGGGATGAAGATCAGCGCCTTTCACCTGATGCCGTACCGGGAGCTCCCCTCGGATTTCGAGACCCGCTACGAGTCCGTCTGGGTGACGCCTCCGTGGTGGGAGCTGGCCGACGCCCGCCGGGTGGGCCAGTACTACAACTGGACCCTGGACGAGCTGCTCTACGCCGCCCGGTGCGGGTTCGACGGCATCTGCACCAACGAGCATCACCAGAACGCCTACGGCTTCATGCCCAACCCCAACCTCATGGGAAGCATCCTGGCCCGGCTCACCACGGGCCTGAACGTCGCCATCGTCCAGATGGGCGCCACCCTCCCGACCTCCAATCCCCCGATCCGCGTCGCCGAGGAGTACGCCATGCTGGACTGCATCAGCGGGGGGCGGCTGGTGGCCGGCCTGCCCCTGGGCAGTCCCATGGACGTGAACCTCTGCTACGGCATCACGCCGATGGAGCACCGGGAGCGCTACCGCGAGGCCTTCGCCCTGACGCTCAAGGCCTGGCAGGCGCGCGAGATCTTCCCGTGGAACGGCCGGTACTACCAGCTGGCGAACGTGAACCTGTGGCCCCGGCCCATCCAGCAGCCCCACCCTCCGGTGTGGGTCCCGGGCTCGGGGAGCGTGAGCACCTTCGACTTCGCCGTCGAGCACGACGTGTGCTACTGCTTCCTCAGTTACTCCGGCGCCCGGTCGGCCAAGAGCATGATGCAGGGCTACTGGGAGGTGGCGGCCCGGAAGGGCCGAGACGCCAATCCCTACCGCGCCGGATTCCTCCAGCTGGTGGCCGTCGCCGAGACGGACGCCCGTGCCGAGGAGCTCTACGCGCGGCATGTCGAGTACTTCTATCACAAGTGCCTCCACGTGCCGGGCCCGTGGTTCTCCCCGCCGGGCAACCAGGACTACCAGAGCCTGGTCGCCACCACCCGGAACCCGGTGCGCCGGCCGGAGAACCCCAAGGACCTCCGCTACCGGGACTTCGTGGAGAAGGGGTACGTCATCGCCGGAAGCCCGGCCACCGTGCGCGACCGGCTCAAGGAGGAAGTCGTCAACGGCCTGCACGTGGGGAACCTGATGCTCCTCGTGCAG
Above is a genomic segment from Candidatus Methylomirabilota bacterium containing:
- a CDS encoding LLM class flavin-dependent oxidoreductase, translated to MKISAFHLMPYRELPSDFETRYESVWVTPPWWELADARRVGQYYNWTLDELLYAARCGFDGICTNEHHQNAYGFMPNPNLMGSILARLTTGLNVAIVQMGATLPTSNPPIRVAEEYAMLDCISGGRLVAGLPLGSPMDVNLCYGITPMEHRERYREAFALTLKAWQAREIFPWNGRYYQLANVNLWPRPIQQPHPPVWVPGSGSVSTFDFAVEHDVCYCFLSYSGARSAKSMMQGYWEVAARKGRDANPYRAGFLQLVAVAETDARAEELYARHVEYFYHKCLHVPGPWFSPPGNQDYQSLVATTRNPVRRPENPKDLRYRDFVEKGYVIAGSPATVRDRLKEEVVNGLHVGNLMLLVQIGSMPHELVLENIERLAREVLPHLRGIWDDEGWVNHWWPQGLRETTAPPVTAWVSGDAR